One window of Streptomyces sp. NBC_00273 genomic DNA carries:
- a CDS encoding cobalamin biosynthesis protein CobG, which translates to MPQPPSAASRDEPVIRERGDACPGALRLHAADDGFLARVRVPGGLLTVPQAAALALAADRFGDGHLELTSRGNVQLRGLADGCGGGLAELLDGAGLLPAPSHERVRNIVATPRSGLDGPDRPDALARALQFDRLLCASPWAAALSGRFLFAFDDGRGDVAALGPDVTVLGRPDDRALVRLGRAADAVELAGQDAPGAALTAARYFLDAAAEAGTQAWRVSELPAEHALRTTEFIQRLDAAGIAATPVGAVDWPYAAPPRPSGAGGHDGAALCVLPPLGRIDTVQWRVLVQVAEEGSGELRVTPWRSVVLPGAGTDGADRIERAGLVITPDGPWESVTACTGRPGCAKSRADVRADARAVADRARGPLPVHWSGCERRCGHPRGTAWVDLVATGSGYRLAAPGRPVRDDVRPSELAAALADARTDPDVVKK; encoded by the coding sequence ATGCCCCAGCCCCCTTCAGCCGCATCGCGGGACGAACCCGTCATACGGGAGCGCGGTGACGCCTGCCCCGGCGCGCTGCGGCTGCACGCGGCGGACGACGGGTTCCTCGCGCGGGTCCGGGTACCGGGCGGGCTGCTCACCGTGCCGCAGGCCGCGGCGCTGGCGCTCGCCGCCGACCGGTTCGGGGACGGGCACCTGGAGCTGACCTCGCGCGGCAACGTGCAGCTGCGCGGACTGGCCGACGGGTGCGGCGGCGGGCTCGCAGAGCTGCTGGACGGGGCCGGGCTGCTCCCCGCGCCGAGCCACGAGCGGGTACGGAACATCGTGGCGACGCCCCGGTCCGGCCTGGACGGCCCGGACCGGCCCGACGCGCTGGCCCGGGCCCTGCAGTTCGACCGGCTGCTGTGCGCGAGCCCCTGGGCGGCCGCGCTGTCCGGACGGTTCCTGTTCGCCTTCGACGACGGGCGCGGCGACGTGGCCGCGCTCGGCCCCGACGTGACCGTCCTCGGCCGCCCCGACGACCGCGCGCTGGTCCGGCTCGGCCGGGCCGCCGACGCCGTGGAGCTCGCCGGGCAGGACGCCCCCGGGGCGGCGCTGACGGCCGCCCGGTACTTCCTCGACGCCGCCGCCGAAGCGGGCACCCAGGCCTGGCGGGTCTCCGAACTGCCCGCCGAACACGCCCTGAGGACCACCGAGTTCATTCAGCGGCTGGATGCCGCCGGGATCGCCGCGACACCCGTCGGCGCCGTGGACTGGCCGTACGCGGCGCCGCCCCGGCCGTCCGGCGCGGGCGGGCACGACGGCGCCGCCCTGTGCGTACTGCCCCCGCTCGGCCGGATCGACACCGTGCAGTGGCGGGTCCTGGTGCAGGTCGCGGAGGAGGGGAGCGGCGAGCTGCGCGTCACCCCGTGGCGCAGCGTCGTCCTGCCCGGGGCGGGCACCGACGGCGCCGACCGCATCGAACGGGCCGGGCTGGTCATCACCCCCGACGGTCCCTGGGAGTCCGTCACCGCCTGTACCGGGCGGCCCGGTTGTGCGAAGTCCCGCGCGGACGTACGCGCCGACGCGCGGGCCGTCGCCGACCGCGCGCGCGGTCCGCTGCCCGTGCACTGGTCCGGCTGCGAGCGCCGCTGCGGGCACCCGCGCGGCACCGCCTGGGTGGACCTGGTCGCCACCGGCTCCGGATACCGGCTCGCCGCGCCCGGCCGCCCCGTACGCGACGACGTACGGCCCTCCGAACTTGCCGCGGCACTCGCGGACGCCCGCACCGACCCCGACGTAGTGAAGAAATGA